A region from the Acyrthosiphon pisum isolate AL4f chromosome A1, pea_aphid_22Mar2018_4r6ur, whole genome shotgun sequence genome encodes:
- the LOC100162206 gene encoding probable cytochrome P450 303a1 — MWILVLVLFSVVVALLSYLDMRKPKNYPPGPKWLPILGSALTVNSLRKQTGYLYRATICLAESYGPIVGLKVGKDRQVVCCGYNAIKEMLTKEEFDGRPQGPFYETRTWGTRRGLLLTDEEFWVEQRRFVLRHLREFGFGKRTMAELVQDEAVQLVEDFKEKIAMSKNGNGEIFEMRDAFSVGVLNTLWSMMASKRYNADDIELKNLQALLTELFANIDMVGALFSQFPVLRFIAPEASGYKSFVNIHQQVWKFLKAELDDHKETFIINQPRDLMDVYLQMLHSEDKKESYSESQLLAICMDMFMAGSETTSKSLGFGFLYLLLNPEVQKKAQEEIDRVVGRDRLPTLNDRPNMPYLEALVLESVRVFMGRTFSIPHRALKDTTLQGYHIPKDTMVIANFAALLNDDDVWDHPDRFWPERFIGCDGKLIVPDEYLPFGYGKHRCMGQTLARSNIFLFSACLLQNFDFSVPDGQAPPSTLGVDGVTPSPGEFNAYVSLRPR; from the exons ATGTGGATACTCGTACTAGTACTATTCAGCGTCGTAGTAGCGCTCCTGTCATATTTGGACATGAGAAAACCAAAAAACTATCCACCAG GTCCAAAATGGTTGCCGATTTTGGGAAGTGCTCTTACTGTAAATTCACTTAGGAAACAAACCGGGTATTTGTATCGTGCTACTATTTGTCTAGCCGAATCGTATGGACCAATTGTTGGTCTGAAAGTAGGAAAAGATAGACAAGTGGTTTGCTGTGGATATAATGCAATTAAAGAAATGTTAACAAAAGAAGAATTCGATGGACGGCCACAAGGACCATTTTACGAGACTAGAACATGGGGTACACGAAGAG GTCTTCTACTAACAGACGAAGAATTTTGGGTAGAACAACGAAGATTTGTATTGCGTCATTTGCGAGAATTTGGTTTTGGAAAAAGAACAATGGCTGAACTTGTACAAGATGAAGCCGTTCAGTTAGTCGAAGATTTCAAAGAAAAAATCGCAATGTCTAAAAATGGTAATggtgaaatatttgaaatgagAGATGCTTTCAGTGTAGGAGTCTTGAACACATTATGGTCAATGATGGCTAGCAAAAGATACAATGCAGATGACATCGAACTAAAAAATCTACAAGCTTTGTTAACTGAACTTTTTGCTAACATCGATATGGTTGGCGCTTTGTTTAGTCAATTCCCGGTTTTAAGATTTATTGCTCCTGAAGCATCTGGATATAAATCTTTTGTCAATATTCATCAACAAGTATGGAAATTCCTCAAAGCAGAACTCGATGATCATAaggaaacatttattataaatcaaccAAGAGATTTGATGGATGTGTATTTACAAATGCTACATTCAGAAGACAAAAAAGAAAGTTATTCAG AATCTCAGCTCTTAGCTATCTGTATGGATATGTTTATGGCTGGATCTGAGACTACCAGTAAATCTTTAGGATTCGGTTTCCTGTACCTACTTCTAAACCCAGAAGTTCAGAAGAAGGCTCAAGAGGAAATCGATAGAGTGGTTGGTCGAGACCGACTTCCCACCTTAAATGATAGGCCTAA TATGCCTTATCTAGAAGCCCTCGTATTGGAGTCAGTTAGAGTATTTATGGGACGAACTTTCAGCATTCCACATAGAGCTCTGAAAGATACCACATTACAGGGTTATCATATTCCTAAA GATACAATGGTGATTGCTAATTTTGCCGCATTACTTAATGATGATGACGTATGGGATCACCCAGATAGATTTTGGCCAGAAAGATTCATTGGTTGCGATGGAAAATTAATTGTTCCAGACGAATACTTGCCATTCGGATATG gtaaacaTCGTTGTATGGGACAAACGCTCGCtagatcaaatatatttttattctctgCTTGTCTATTACAAAACTTTGATTTCTCAGTACCCGATGGTCAAGCACCGCCAAGCACTTTAGGCGTTGATGGAGTAACTCCTTCGCCTGGAGAATTCAATGCTTACGTCAGTCTCCGACCgagataa